The following are encoded together in the Babesia microti strain RI chromosome II, complete genome genome:
- a CDS encoding conserved Plasmodium protein, unknown function (overlaps_old_locusTagID:BBM_II01025): protein MWALTNIIVLPFLAWFFAINARISQHIYVVFIHPNRFRSKFDGFELMGKGRQIVSVRRSGKTKVKNKSKNKQVLDANETDDTDDGPIEELDLKKLEEEAKEHIKYIQSEEYQRKLEMERMAEKSDLYLNVFNIRDPIIASDLVGHDIPYGLIPQDRYELMKLYGHMGDPFHPVMTQSITVNLLTQRLFGSRRQLTRDEFYYRLDYKMPFYMPGYGNVFFIDKIRCIRGWYIARGLKQSPEGPNVYQGEFKLLLEDNEYLISDAIRHVNAEINRQGIHPAMIDMIWDFFTDNPSTISRDEVSYKLNYIMDRVRHREDMEGISPDNFYYVFKAEAKERLETFDKKSFIQEQLTALHLEELHKMAVSQNAMVRKRRKILMKAYKEELEELYSVEPPDLYKKYEREKLGEYRNLLGRMKALQLRRKELRMDPDRKRPEKTKPKKELKEKKASRRNKKQGKG, encoded by the exons ATGTGGGCTCTAACCAATATTATAGTATTGCCATTTTTGGCATGGTTTTTTGCTATAAATGCACGAATATCGCAACACATTTATGTTGTCTTTATACATCCCAATAGATTCCGTTCAAAATTTGACGGTTTTGAACTAATGGGTAAAGGGAGGCAAATAGTATCGGTGCGGAGAAGCGGCAAAACTAAGGTTAAGAACAAGTCCAAGAACAAACAAGTCCTAGACGCTAATGAAACAGATGATACAGATGATGGCCCAATTGAGGAACTTGACCTCAAGAAACTGGAAGAGGAAGCCAAGGAGCATATCAAGTATATCCAGTCAGAAGAATACCAACGCAAATTGGAAATGGAACGGATGGCAGAA AAATCTgatttatatttgaatgTTTTTAACATAAGGGATCCAATAATAGCTTCGGATTTAGTTGGGCATGATATCCCATACGGTCTG ATACCACAAGATCGGTATGAACTAATGAAATTGTACGGGCACATGGGCGATCCTTTTCACCCAGTAATGACTCAATCCATAACTGTAAACCTTTTAACTCAGCGTCTTTTTGGCAG CAGGAGGCAATTAACTCGTGATGaattttattatagatTGGATTATAAAATGCCCTTCTACATGCCAGGGTATGGAAATGTCTTTTTCATAGATAAAATCAGATGTATTAGGG GGTGGTATATCGCCAGGGGTCTAAAACAATCACCTGAAGGGCCAAACGTATATCAAGGCGAATTCAAACTTTTACTGGAAGACAATGAATACTTGATTTCCGACGCTATACGGCATGTAAATGCGGAAATCAATAGGCAGGGAATCCATCCCGCCATGATAGATATGATTTGGGACTTCTTCACAGATAACCCATCaa CTATTAGCAGAGATGAAGTGAGCTACAAGCTTAACTACATCATGGATAGGGTTAGGCATAGGGAAGATATGGAGGGTATATCTCCAGACAACTTCTACTACGTTTTCAAAGCCGAGGCCAAAGAAAGGCTGGAAACTTTTGACAAGAAGAGCTTTATCCAGGAACAACTTACGGCGCTGCACCTAGAAGAGCTGCACAAAATGGCCGTATCGCAAAATGCAA TGGTTAGGAAGCGGCGGAAAATACTAATGAAAGCGTATAAAGAGGAGCTTGAAGAATTATATTCAGTAGAACCTCCTGACCTATACAAGAAGTATGAGAGGGAGAAGTTGGGGGAATATCGCAATCTTTTGGGACGTATGAAGGCGCTTCAGCTTAGAAGAAAAGAGTTGAGGATGGATCCCGACCGTAAAAGGCCGGAAAAGACCAAACCTAAGAAGGAGTTGAAGGAGAAGAAGGCATCCAGGAGGAATAAAAAACAAGGGAAGGGatga
- a CDS encoding small subunit ribosomal protein S18e (overlaps_old_locusTagID:BBM_II01025), producing MSICVTSNDEFQHILRIRNTNIDGREKVVIALTAIRGIGRRISTVICKESGVDLNKRAGELTEEEIDKICAIMSNPTQFMIPSWFLNRQKDYKEGKNFHVVSNALDSALRDDLERLKKMRLHRGLRHYWGLRVRGQHTKSTGRHGKTVGVSKKKGG from the coding sequence ATGTCAATCTGCGTCACGAGCAACGACGAGTTCCAGCATATTTTGCGTATCAGGAACACAAACATTGATGGCCGGGAGAAAGTTGTTATAGCACTAACAGCTATCCGTGGAATCGGTCGCAGAATATCAACTGTCATATGTAAGGAATCTGGCGTTGACCTTAACAAACGTGCGGGTGAACTTACTGAAGAGGAAATAGACAAAATATGCGCAATAATGTCAAATCCTACACAATTCATGATCCCCTCATGGTTCCTAAACAGACAGAAGGATTACAAAGAaggaaaaaattttcacgTCGTATCAAATGCCCTAGATTCTGCACTGCGCGATGACCTGGAAAGGTTGAAAAAGATGAGATTGCACAGGGGTTTGAGGCATTACTGGGGGCTGAGAGTTAGAGGGCAACATACTAAATCAACAGGGAGGCATGGCAAGACAGTTGGTGTCTCGAAGAAGAAGGGCGGTTGA